CATTCAGCATAACGGTACTGTTTTGTACGCATAGTATACCCCATAACCTTATTTGGGCGGGGATACTGGCTGAACGCTGCGGATTTCCAGTCACGGTTAGGTTCGTCAAGTAACGGTACCATACTGACACCTTCGAGCCCTTCCGGCAAAGGTAAGCCTGTGAGTTCGCATAATGTCGGGTAAATATCGACATACTCGGTTAATGCCGGAATCTTTACACCAATATTCTTTGTACCGGGTACGCGGAGGATTAACGGGACCCTGGTTGCGAGTTCAAAATTTGTATGTTTACACCATAACCCATGCTCGCCAAGTTGCCATCCATGATCGCCCCAGAGAATTATTATAGTATCGTTTTCAAGTTTAAGATCTTCAATTTCTTTCATCAACCGCCCAACCTGTGCGTCAAGAAAGCTTGTACACGCATAGTATCCGTGTATAAGTTTTCGTGCGGTATCATCGGGTAATGGCCCGCTTTTCGGTATACCGAGATAACGCCGTACTTCCCCAGAATCGTGTAACGCAACCGTAGGACAATCTTTTGGTGCATACGGATTATCTGCTAATTTAAGTTTTGCCGGGTCGTATAGATCCCAGTATTTCTTAGGACAGCAGAACGGTAAGTGTGGTTTATGGTAGCCTACAGCAAAGAAGAACCGTTTATTTTTTATCTCTCTCAACTTTTCAACTGCTTTATCCGTAATCTGGCCATCATGATATTTATTATCATCGACATCCGCGGCTTCCCATGCGTAACTCCGTTCCGCGTCAGTACGGATTTTATCGCCTTTCAACCCTTTATCCTTAGCTTCCTGTATTTTATCTTTACGATAATTTTCGTTCTCCGGAAGCGCATAGGTTATCGACGTGGTTTTGATGTACTCATCCCACGACTGTTTATCATTAAGGTGGTAAACTTTACCTATTCCTACGGTATAGTATCCGTGGTTTTTAAAATTTTCAGGGAGTGTTATTGTATCAGGTATAGTCTTTCTAAAATGTGTAGTGAGATCATAAATCTTGGTAGTATCCGGCCTCTTACCGGTCAATAAACTCGTCCGGGTTGGGCTGCATAATGCTTGCTGGCAATACGCCTGGGTAAACATTACTCCCGTGGATGCCAGGCGGTCAAGGTTGGGGGTAAGCATTTGTTTTTGTCCATAACACCCGAGCTGTGTCCGCAGGTCGTCAACTGCAATAAATAGAACGTTGTATTTCCCGCAGTCAAGTTTAGTCCCTTTTTCCGCTAGAGCAGCTGCCTGTGATTTGTCTTTCACTCCGCCAGGCACGATACTGTTTTCCATCGCAGCAGCTGTACAAGTGCCAGGATTGAACATCATTGCCATTACTGTAACTGTAGTTAGTTTGTTTAACAACTGTTGTTGCTGATTTTTCATTTACCTTTTCTCCTTATTGTTAATGTTGTTATTACTGTAGTTTACAAAATAAATGCAAAAATTATACAAAAATATCACGGGTATGTATGCAATTTAGCATCCTACTTTGCCCCACCCTTTTCATCCAATATTGACTCTGCATGTATTTGAACTATACGACGCTATAATTATATATACCCCCGGGTCATAATTCGATGTAAAAGACGGGTCAAATTGGGTTGCAAACTCACACTCTAGCGTGTAAGGTATGTTGTGCGTGTCAAAATAATGGCGTAAATACTCGTGTGCAGCGTTTGCGTATAATTCGACTGTTAAGATTGAAACTGCCGGAATTACAAATCCCACAATTAACACATTACAAAAAATAGCAATTGAATAGGATTCTAAAACAAGTGAAGTCGTTGTTGATTTGAAGAAGGTTCAAGCATTGAGTGATTATTAAAGAAATTATTTATTTCCAAATTACATTTTGTATAATGAAAATATTGTATTAAATGTAATAACAAATATTGAAGAAGTAAATCGAGGTTGACATGAAAAAAAAATATAAAATCCTTATCAGTGTCGTAGTCCTGTTAAGTATCATCCGGCTTATTTTACCCTACATTGTATTGCATTATGCCAATAAAACATTAGCAAACGTCAAAGGGTATTACGGACATATTGACGATATAGATTTATCCATCTACCGGGGCGCATACATCATTAACGATATTTATTTAAACAAAGTTGATTCTGTTTCAAAACAACAAACTCCGTTTTTTAAATCCCGCAACATTGATTTATCCGTTGAATGGGGTGCACTTCTTCACGGATCCATTGTTGGTGAACTCACTTTCGATTCGCCCGAATTAATTTTTACAAAAGACAAAACCGACCTAACCGATGTAAAAAAAGACACCCCCGATTTTCGCAAACTCCTCAAAAATTTTATGCCCCTTAAAGTAAACCGTTTTGAAATCAATGACGGCACTATACGTTATGCCGACAACACATCCACACCAAAGGTTGATATAGCACTAAAGCAAACTCACATCCTCGCACTCAACCTCAAAAGCGTAATAGATGATAAAATAGAACTCCCCTCCACTGTCACAGCACAGGCAAATGCCTATGAAGGAACTTTAAGCTTCAACATGAAATTAAATGCCTTGGCTGACAATGCAACATTCGATTTGAATGCAGAAATAAAAAATACCAATCTTGTTTTACTAAATGACTTTTTTAAAGCGTATGGAAATTTTGATGTACACAGAGGCAACTTTGGATTATATACAGAAATGGCTG
This portion of the Elusimicrobiota bacterium genome encodes:
- a CDS encoding sulfatase gives rise to the protein MKNQQQQLLNKLTTVTVMAMMFNPGTCTAAAMENSIVPGGVKDKSQAAALAEKGTKLDCGKYNVLFIAVDDLRTQLGCYGQKQMLTPNLDRLASTGVMFTQAYCQQALCSPTRTSLLTGKRPDTTKIYDLTTHFRKTIPDTITLPENFKNHGYYTVGIGKVYHLNDKQSWDEYIKTTSITYALPENENYRKDKIQEAKDKGLKGDKIRTDAERSYAWEAADVDDNKYHDGQITDKAVEKLREIKNKRFFFAVGYHKPHLPFCCPKKYWDLYDPAKLKLADNPYAPKDCPTVALHDSGEVRRYLGIPKSGPLPDDTARKLIHGYYACTSFLDAQVGRLMKEIEDLKLENDTIIILWGDHGWQLGEHGLWCKHTNFELATRVPLILRVPGTKNIGVKIPALTEYVDIYPTLCELTGLPLPEGLEGVSMVPLLDEPNRDWKSAAFSQYPRPNKVMGYTMRTKQYRYAEWKNRDTGEVVGVELYDHQSDPGENVNLALDKKNKDLCAKLSAQLNAGWKAAKPK
- a CDS encoding DUF748 domain-containing protein, which translates into the protein MKKKYKILISVVVLLSIIRLILPYIVLHYANKTLANVKGYYGHIDDIDLSIYRGAYIINDIYLNKVDSVSKQQTPFFKSRNIDLSVEWGALLHGSIVGELTFDSPELIFTKDKTDLTDVKKDTPDFRKLLKNFMPLKVNRFEINDGTIRYADNTSTPKVDIALKQTHILALNLKSVIDDKIELPSTVTAQANAYEGTLSFNMKLNALADNATFDLNAEIKNTNLVLLNDFFKAYGNFDVHRGNFGLYTEMAAKDGKFKGYVKPIIKDLKVVGPEDRHDTFFNKVWEQIVGASGVIFKNQKKDQVATKVNMEGSYKNPQTNTLDAIWEVLLNAFVQPLLPEVDNTISINSVKTETPQDKRYLLQRQEEDKKKK